From the Natrarchaeobaculum aegyptiacum genome, one window contains:
- a CDS encoding NAD(P)-dependent glycerol-1-phosphate dehydrogenase has protein sequence MFEKSTWIRLPRNVVVGHGVRDAVVEVVSDLHLEGQPLVVTSPTPREVAAEPMVADFEAAGVEPAVVTIETATFEAVERVIEVADETDPSYLIGVGGGKAIDIAKMASDHLEMGFLSVPTAASHDGIVSNRGSVPDGDTRHSVAAEPPLAVVADTGILAEAPWELTTAGCADIISNYTAVMDWRLAHRLKDVEYSEYAAALSEMTAEILVDNADLVRPGLEESAWIVTKALVSSGVAMSIAGSSRPASGAEHLFSHQLDRLAPGVALHGHQVGVGSILTAYLHGGEAGIWRDIRNALASIDAPTTASELGIDDDTVVEALATCHAIRDRYTILGDGMDERAAREVARKTGVIA, from the coding sequence ATGTTCGAGAAGTCGACGTGGATACGGCTCCCGCGGAACGTCGTCGTCGGTCACGGCGTTCGAGACGCGGTCGTCGAGGTCGTCTCCGACCTCCACCTCGAGGGCCAGCCGCTCGTGGTCACCAGTCCGACGCCCCGGGAGGTCGCCGCCGAGCCAATGGTCGCCGACTTCGAAGCCGCTGGCGTCGAGCCAGCGGTCGTGACCATCGAAACGGCGACGTTCGAGGCTGTCGAGCGCGTCATCGAGGTCGCCGACGAGACCGACCCGTCGTACCTGATCGGCGTCGGGGGCGGGAAGGCGATCGACATCGCGAAGATGGCCAGCGACCACCTCGAGATGGGCTTTCTCTCCGTGCCGACGGCGGCCAGTCACGACGGGATCGTGAGCAACCGGGGGTCGGTCCCCGACGGCGACACGCGTCACAGCGTCGCCGCCGAACCGCCACTGGCCGTCGTCGCCGACACCGGAATCCTCGCGGAGGCTCCGTGGGAGTTGACGACCGCGGGCTGTGCCGACATCATCTCGAACTACACTGCAGTGATGGACTGGCGACTCGCCCACCGTCTCAAGGACGTCGAGTACTCGGAGTACGCTGCCGCCCTCTCGGAGATGACCGCCGAGATCCTCGTCGACAACGCCGACCTCGTCCGGCCCGGACTCGAGGAGTCGGCCTGGATCGTCACCAAGGCGCTCGTCTCCTCTGGCGTCGCGATGAGCATCGCCGGCTCCTCGCGACCGGCAAGCGGCGCCGAGCACCTCTTTTCCCACCAGCTCGATCGTCTCGCGCCCGGTGTGGCACTGCACGGCCACCAGGTCGGCGTCGGATCGATCCTCACCGCCTACCTCCACGGCGGCGAAGCCGGCATCTGGCGGGACATCCGGAACGCGCTCGCGAGCATCGACGCCCCCACGACCGCGTCGGAACTCGGCATCGACGACGACACCGTCGTCGAAGCGCTCGCGACGTGCCACGCGATCCGCGATCGGTACACCATCCTCGGCGACGGCATGGACGAGCGCGCCGCTCGAGAGGTCGCAAGGAAGACCGGCGTCATCGCCTGA
- a CDS encoding cyclase family protein, whose product MVPMSRDIADVLEDAPSNWGKWGDEDEIGALNYLTADEVLRGVEAVEHGKTFTLGVPIGRPEGDPVWPGRTGADHYMELDRGHFESGKFELAGSGGLEYADDVIYMFLQGTTQFDALGHVWYDDTLYNGFDAGTTKGGMEKCSIEPIADHGVIGRGVLLDIARYMDKDWLVRGERIELEDLLECADEQGVELQPRDIPIIRTGWIELYYEEGDEAFYGDEFDEPGITYSEDLVEWFHEMEIPAFGTDTIANEQTVSDETETLLPLHGALLRDQGVTFNEINRLDELADDCADDGKYDFLYVGSPLKIVHGTGSPVNPVAIK is encoded by the coding sequence ATGGTACCAATGTCCAGAGACATTGCGGACGTACTCGAGGATGCACCGAGCAACTGGGGGAAGTGGGGCGACGAGGACGAGATCGGCGCGCTGAACTACCTCACCGCAGACGAGGTTCTTCGCGGCGTCGAAGCCGTCGAACACGGGAAGACGTTCACCCTCGGCGTCCCGATCGGTCGGCCCGAAGGGGATCCGGTCTGGCCGGGACGGACGGGCGCAGACCACTACATGGAACTCGACAGGGGTCACTTCGAGTCCGGAAAATTCGAACTGGCCGGATCGGGTGGGCTCGAGTACGCAGACGACGTCATCTACATGTTCCTGCAGGGGACGACCCAGTTCGACGCCCTCGGCCACGTCTGGTACGACGACACGCTGTACAACGGTTTCGACGCCGGGACGACCAAGGGTGGAATGGAAAAGTGCAGTATCGAGCCGATCGCCGACCACGGCGTCATCGGACGCGGGGTCTTGCTCGATATCGCCCGGTACATGGACAAAGACTGGCTCGTCCGCGGCGAGCGCATCGAACTCGAGGACTTGCTCGAGTGTGCCGACGAGCAGGGGGTGGAACTCCAGCCCCGTGACATCCCCATCATCAGGACCGGCTGGATCGAACTCTACTACGAGGAAGGCGACGAGGCGTTCTACGGCGACGAGTTCGACGAGCCGGGGATCACCTACTCCGAGGACCTCGTCGAGTGGTTCCACGAGATGGAGATCCCGGCTTTCGGGACCGATACCATCGCGAACGAACAGACCGTCTCCGACGAAACCGAGACACTCCTCCCGTTACACGGTGCGCTCTTGCGCGATCAGGGGGTGACGTTCAACGAGATCAACAGGCTCGACGAACTGGCCGACGACTGTGCCGACGACGGCAAGTACGACTTCCTCTACGTCGGCTCGCCGCTGAAGATCGTCCACGGAACCGGCTCGCCGGTCAACCCGGTCGCCATCAAGTGA